A window of Colletes latitarsis isolate SP2378_abdomen chromosome 11, iyColLati1, whole genome shotgun sequence genomic DNA:
TGCTACATAATTTACTGTATATGGTAGTACATAATGGATAGCATTCTCTcctatttcaatatttttatcatGTGTAAATATATGGGCGACGTTAGACGTGCCTTTCAATGATTTGTAAAATTCGGTTACACTATTTAATATGCTGTCTTTGTTGTTTTCAGATAAATTTATTGCTGATCGTAAATATTGTTTACTCAAAACTTGTTCAGATATCGTTTGCATTTGATTTAATACAGAACTTAAATCTTGCATTTGTGCTATTTTCTTCATTCTTGAGACAAATTGCAGTCCTGATAAAGATTCCTTAAACTTCGTAATCGGCGAAACTAAACTAGCTGCACTGCTCATTGCATATATATGCCCTGAATCTGCAATTCCATTTACCAAATCTGCTGCAATTGTTTTAACAAGTGTTTCAAATCTCTGAAGATCAGACAAATCAACATTATTAAACACTTCTGACCACAGCTTCCACATATCAGTTACATTATGATCTAAACAGTATGATTCTATTAGTATTCCTTCTTCATATTGTAATAAGTTACTTTTGTGTTCAACAATATGACTCATAAAATTCAAACCTCCAGTTTTTAATCGTATCATCTGATCAAAATTTCTGTAATCGTACCTTTTTGTACCCATTTTGGCAACAATACTATTAAAGAGTGGTAACAAGATTTTTAATTCTGAGCTTAGATCTTGTGTATTGAGAATTCCCCGATAGTAACAAACATTATTTGTGGGTTCAAGAGCTATTTGTAATGGAACACCAACAAACTTTGAATCCATAAGATTATATCGCTCTACGTTTGGTTTTATATCTTCCATTTTCAAAGTAGGAAGAACATTTACATCTTCCTCTTTTTGTTGCTCTTGAAGTAAAATTTGTCCATCGATATAAATTTGGTCTAATTCTGATTTAGAAAGTTGTTTTAATTTTGAATCTAATAATTTACGTTCAGCAATCATTTTATCATAATCATATTGTTCAGATGGTAACATTGTCAGTGTTAATTTATGAGTATTATCCATTAAGTACGTTTTCACTAATTCTTGAAGGTACTTGGGATTTTCGTTCATTACTTTCCTAAATTTTCTAATTGCTTCATTAATTCTCATTGACTGTATAACATCTCCTCCGTGATTCCATAATGGTGtcaaattaaaaagtaattgtaaCCCAAAGTTAGAAGTTTGATGTTTTACTTGAAGTTCAATACTATGCAGAACTGCTTCAATATGATCTTTCTCAAAGCCATTTTCAATAATTCTTTCAAccgttttattaaatatttgttcTACCTTCTCAAAATTTTCTGGTTTAACACCAAGTAGACTTATAACAAACATTGTATCTTTACAATGTGCATCATAACCTGTTGTTGGACCAAAAGCAACTCCCAAATCTGATTCCACTAAAGACTTATAAAATGCTGAATTTGGACCTCTTAAAAGTAGTTGAGATAAAACATGCATTTCAAACGTTTTTTGTATATTGATTATGTCGTTGCACAAGTGACCAATAGCTATAGTACCTTGTCGAGTAAGATCTGCAGCCATAGGATCTGGTCTACATGTAATATGTTCCTTTCTTGGTTTGTCCCAACGCTTCTCCGGAGGAACTACTGACAGAGATGTATCAATTTTATCCATTAGAAACAAGTATCGATCATTAATGAATTTTAAATGATCTTCTAAAGGAAAATTGCCATATGAATAAAATCGACAGTTAGAAGGATGATAATAAGTTCGATGAAAATTGACCAGATCCATATGTCTTAGATTAGGAATAACAAGAGGATCACCTCCAGAAATTACTGCATATGTATGACTCGGTAAAATACTGTTCAGTAAGCATTCAGCTAATATGGCTTGATTTTCATTGAAAACGCCTTTCATTTCATTAAACACTACTCCCTTAAAAATAATGGGTGAATTTTTATCATTAACATCTTCGTGTTCTAATCTCCAACCCTCTTGTTTAAAATCCAATTCTCGCAGATTTGGTTTAAACACAGAATCCAAATATACAGATTGCAAATTTTGAAAATCTTTCAAGTTTTGCGTAGAAAATGGATATATAGTGTAATCAGGTCCTGTCATAGCATTCATAAAGGTAGCTAATGATCTTCTCAGCATTTTAAAGAATGGATCTCTGCATGGATACCTTTCGCTACCACAAAGAGTAATGTGTTCCAGAATGTGAGGTAAACCTGTGGAATCTTTTGGAGTTGTGCGAAATCCAACTGAAAAGACATTGTTACTATCGTCTCTGGCTAAATGTAAATATTGTGCTCCACTACCCAAATGTGTCAACTGCACTGCAGTTAAATGTATTTCatctacttttgcaattttctccaCTATAAAGCCATGAATAACTTGTCCATTTTGAAATTTATTGAATTCATCTTGAACTAAATTTATCTCATATTTTGTGCTTCTAAGTGTTGTATTTGTTTGCGAATGAAAATTataacatttaaaatatttctgcaATCTTAATGGACAAAAATTGGATCTCTGAGATAAATTTAATATCCTCAACATTGTTGTATAGTACTTCAATATCTGCAAAACACCAAAGACACATAACCTAACTACTATATTCCaccaataaaataatatacaatgaAACATTTTCATAAATACTACATGTTTTTACACTAAATATTACTTACCAAAAGTCAAATGTCGAATATGTGGATAATagtttatattgtatatttcaCAGAGCAAACACTCGTGAATTGTTCActttttgaatttaaaataaaagaaattacaGTACATAGTGATTTATTACAATGAATACCAACATTATATTAGTCAATATctattatttagtaatatttTTTACAGTGCACTGGATTATTAAATAAGTACATAGCAAACGTGTTAATAATTACGCGCAAAAGTTCATGAAATAAAGAGTGATATttaaaattcatatttatttttattattatagtcTGTACATAATTCTTTGTATTtgactataaaatattaattataatatcaaCCAGATACAAAGAATAAGCATTTACCGGTTAAAATAAACTTAATAATTCTTAAGTCTAACCTCTACTCTAATTTAATAACGCTTACCTtttcaaatttgtatacagCACGCGTTTCGTAtgtgaattttaattatttacagaAGTAATATGTTTTAAAAAGCTGATATCTTTACATTTTTATGAAACGATTTTAAAAAACTATTATATGAGTGTGCCTTCTATCTGTGATCGTTAACTGTGAAAACGGGCCTCAAGTTATTAAACCAAACTATCAATTATATCGTTCATGTTCGTGCCATTGGCCGTGTGTATCAATTTGAAAAATACTAGAATGCTATAAGCACCCTATAGGTAATATTGTTATTTGTTCATAAAAAATtctgataattatttttttacatagaagttatttgcaattatggttaaattcatattttatttttattaatgtgtTTCTTACAGTTCGTAAGAAAATTTTTGTTAAAAGTCACACATATAGATATTAACGAATGATATTACTCCGTATATTATTATAtcctataaatatattttaatttgccGTTGACAAATTACAATGAATAAAACATATattctttatttaatttatcaatAATTGTTATTACTATTATGGTTCGTTATCAAATTCGTTGATGTTacgatattattattttagcATATATAAAATAGTTATTAGATATATATACGTGGTTAAGTAATATCACAGCCGACTCAGCTGTGATAATATAAAAGAAATTCTCCAATGATTGACGATTTTGGAGAAACTGTGGATTTAATGAGAACGCGACCATGACACGTCAGAGAAAGCGATATGAAGCGATGTTCCCATAAGACGAAGCGCAAGATCTATGACGATCGAAGAACGCGCAAACATCTCGGATTTTCGTGCCTAGTAGACCgtccactaatcctggatttTAAGTTCGTCATGGGTCGTGCATAAGTGCATTCCGCCAAAATTAACTATGTCAAAAAGCGCAAGTAAAACGTTGCGCGCAAAATCGGTATGACGGATTCGCGGTTATTCTTATATTGTATGCGATTCGGCAAGTTGTCGGTCCGCGCGAGTGGAGGGTCTCGAATGGCGCTCATGTATAATTACCGGGAGTGCAATGTTAACAAGTAGTCCAGCTGACTCTGACAAAATGGTAGGGCACTCGCGTCCCACGGGAGGTGATACATTTTTACATACGTAATTGAAACGCCTCCGGTAACGGGGTACGATGAGTACTGATAACCATGATCAATCGAAGCCCTGCGTCAGTAAGCTACCCGCAAGAATCGAGCTTAACGCCGACGAAAGCGCGTTCGATGGCAGGCGAATCAAGAAGGAACGAACTGACGTTTCCCTCGAGAACGGTGATGGCAGCATTAATGCCGGCGTTAACGATAATAACAAGCAAGTGCAACCGAGCCAGCGACCGGCTGCCGGTAGATTTTCGAACGGTTTCCACGACGGCGACCTACTTCAAGATATCATCGCGGCCAAGTTCACGGCCCTGGCGAACCATGGCACAGCTGCCAAGCACGATAAAATTCGGCTCATGATCGAAGATAGCATCAGGTTAATTCAACTTTTTCGTTCACTCGCGTACACATGCATACACATACACTCATACACGAAAGTATTCAAAcgcttacatttataacattcgACTAATGAAATATGTATATCAAATTGAAGCTTTTGATATAATATGACATCTATAACAAGAGATGAGTTCTAAGATCATATAAAAGAAATTAGAAAGTAATTAGACAAATGTATACcgtttttataatatatttattgtaaACATGTACCAGAAGCGGTTCACAAAAGTGTTTGAATAGAACATTTAATAgttgtttaaattaaataattgaaaGTTTGAATAATAAGTTGGCCCATTATTTGCTTTTATAACAGCTCCAAATTTGTTTTCCATTGAGTGGACTAACTTGGAAGTAACATTTGTATCTATTAAGTAtgatacataaataatatttcatttttatgctTCTTTTGAATCAATAACTGTATTTCTTAATAGTCTTTCTACTTTGTCTCATAAATGTTCAATAGGGTTCAAATTGAGACTTTGCAGTAGATATGGCAATACGCGTGGATCATTATACAATACCCATTCTTTAACTATTTTGGCAGTATTTAAAACTagtcatttaaattttatagaatCTAAGAAAAACAGATTTGAATGTTCCTTGAATGTTTATAtaacttttatatttaaattgagTTATAATAAAGAATGTAATGTCCAAATAAATGAAGCGGTTCTTATTATGAACGCAATAAATTACATAGATAATTTCTGCCTTGAATGAACTTGAATTATAAATTGTTGAATCCACAGTGAATGTTCATATTATCGATTGATCAAAAAAATATAACATTGCATGTAAAGAATTTAAGGTAATCTTAATGAAGATTATCTTGTGTGAAGTGAAACTGTTCCTATTGTACTGTATCTTCTACAAAATCATATAACTTCCATAGGAAACAGTTTTTTGTAATTCTAAAAATAGAGCAGATATATTGGATAATAATATCGGGTAAGATGTCTTATATATGCAAGAgattttcatttatttgttACTTGTTGAAGTTTtgtaactctaaaatattaatgtattATGTTTCTAAtgttttcaaaattaaaaaactgttATGCATACTTTTCAATGTCTTAGATTTGAAATATCTTTTTATTTAATAGATGTTGTATATATCATTTAtactaattttatattaatttttgtatatAGTGAAGAATCGAAAACACGCATTCAGGATATCTTTTCACAAATTGAACAACTGAAAATagaagaaaaattattattgtacCTGAAACTTCCATTATCATTGACTAATACTGGGGGAACTGTTGATCCTTTGAGACAACCATTAAATCCATTAGGAAATCGCTATGAAATTCATCAAACTATCATGTGGATTAAGACACATTTGGAAGAAGATCCTGATGTCTCTTTACCAAAACAAGAAGTGTATGATGAATATAAGTAAGAGTTTTTAATCTTACATGTCTTAAAACTTATATagatttatatattaatttgtcataaatttataagaaaatacAAATTTAGTATGATCACATTAGATCACAAAATAACAACTTTCGTTTTAAAACCACTTTGTATCTTTGACCACAAATTATATCATAAAACATATTGTAATttgtcattttaatttatttgcagTATGTACTGTATGCGGAATTCTATGAAACCCTTATCAACCGCTGACTTTGGAAAAGTGATGAAGCAAGTATATCCACGAGTTCGACCACGCAGACTAGGCACACGGGGCAATTCACGTTACTGTTATGCTGGAATGCGCAAAAGAGTTAAATTGGATCCTCCAACATTGCCTAACATAACTGGAACTCAAACTGTAAGACATATGATTGAAtttgaaatgttgaatttaCTACTCATTTATTAAGATAATACAACATTAATGTTGCATATTGTTTTTCTATATTGGGAAATATCTAATCGTTCGTTTTTACACTAAAATTGAGTCCCACTTGATACtttctgaaaataatataatttaaagttaatttctttagtaacattaattatttttattttaactgtTCGATTTTTCAGAGCGACGATGTAGATGAGAATATTACCAATGAAATGTTGGGAGCTGCATCTACATTGATCAGAGAATGGGCAGAAAGACTGTTGGGCTTGAAATTTCCAACTTTGAGTGCCTTAGCACGTCATCTTGTTGATAATAATCTTTGTGTTGATACTGGATCTCTGGCTGCTGTATGCATATTGTGTACTTCAGAAGATTCTAATACATCAACAAATAAAGGTTTGTTAATTTTTgtccattttaaaaataattttattacaagtgggttacaaataatatttatatatttagaaTCAACTACAGATTTGCGTGTAACACCTCTAACTGGAAAATCTGGGAAACTCAGAGAAGCACAGTTACAATTGCAACGAAAATTACAGCAGCGAGAACACATAAGGGATCAAAAGCATCGTCATCTTGATACTGTTATGCAGGTACAAAATGTTTTAGctacattattttaaaattgttgaatttacaaTGAATACAAAAATTTCCGTAACGTATGTAAATAATGTTTCAGAATCAGAACAAAGAGAAGACTGTTGAAAATAAAACTGGGGCAAACAAGGGAAATAAGAAAACTAAATCCAATCAATCATCTCAAGGTACAAATGTATCGAGTGGGCAGAACACATTAACTAAGTTCAGTTTATCTGCTGTAGTGACCAGTCGGCAGAAGAAAGTTCTTAAAGCTAGTAGTCAGCCATGTAACATCTCCCTGGAATCCAACTGTGATAATATAGTGGTACAATCGATTGAAGACGTACAGAATAATAGCAACCCTAGTGTAGTGATGACCAACTGCGTAAATACACAGAGAGATGTCAAACCTAAAAATTCCAGAAAGCGTGCCAATCCAATTGTATTGAATCAGCCATCAGataccagccctgagaaacaaacAAAACTTACAGAACAGCAAATGCAAGAGAATGTAGAGCATTCCAATGTGTTATTGCCTAAGCTTACATCTATACAACGTCCCGAGAAAATTTCGGTGATACTAGCTGGTAATTTGAAACCTACCAAGTGCAAAGTAAACGAGGCTGTTAGTAATCAGCCTCCTAAAAACTGTGATATCGAAACATCaacatgttcgaaaagttgcgtTAAAGTAAATGGTTGCCCTAACAGTTTTGATCCTAGTTTGAACACAACAGAAGAATCTACAATCTTAACAAAAGATCAGATTCGTTTATTGCAAGAAAATTCAAATCTCATAAGTAAAACTGAAAAGCTTTGTTCGATCGATTCAGACGCTTTAGATGATTATTTAAATGGAGGTAACAATTCCCAAGAGCAAGAAGAGGAATTATTACAGTATTTTCAACAAAGTAGCTCGTCGAGTTCGGATATGGAAGCCAACGCTATTGCTATTGATGAACAAATATCAAGATCTGATAAAGTATCGCAACTAAGACTAATATTGCAACAGAATTTAAAAGCAGGAACTATGCATGCACCCGTTGATATACTACCCGCTGCTATTATCAGGCAGAACATTGAAAAACGTGAAATTACTCAAAAACATAACTTGATATTACCAACGTTATTAAATCATTCAAATCAAAGTAATACCAGGCGTAGGGTCAGTTTTGAAACAAATGTTGTAGAACATGTGCAAGATACAAACGTTATTGCTAACACGGTACCGCAAAGTCCAAATACGCGTcgtagaatatttaattttacaccAATATCGCCAGGTCCACACTCGCCCATTAATGGTCGCGCTTCCAAATCTAATTCTGCGAATGCTAGTCCATTTGTTTCACCGCGAAATACGCCTGTACCACGCTCGAGAAGTAATTTACAAGCAAGTAGTTCTAGAGCACGTGCTCATAAATCATTATCACGTTCAATATCCTGCAGTATGCCTTACACTAGTAAAAACGATACTTTCGTCGTTCCAACAAGTGGTCCAGAATTAATTAGACAAGCATCTACACCGCAGTTACCATTGATTTCTACCAAATCATCAGAAGTACAGGTTGGCAGCAATACAACGCAAATTTCTGTTACTTCAAAAAGAGAAGGACAAGGGCCACAGTGTGCCGCATTTTTAACATCTGATTTAGCACCGCAGAAACAGTTGCTTATTAACTATCCGAGTCAGGAAAATTTGcaagaaataaaaaatgtttatcaGAAAAATCAACCTGATCAGGAAATTAGCGAATTGTTTCATGGCAATAAACAATTTACCAACGAACTCTACAGATCACAATCAGTTCCATTGCATAGAATGGTAAATCCTGCCTTAATGTCGCCTATTTCAACGCAACATTGCctatcaacatttcaaagtccgaGTTTTAATCCGTCTACAAGCAGTTCTATAGCGCCTACGCCAGTACCTAGCGAATTTAACGATTTTGGATCAATTGGTCAATCGGAAGGAACTTCAACGTATTTACTCGACGATGTTGATCCAAATTTTATGTCGGACGATCAACATTTCTTAATGACCGATAAAGAAATTACACCTGaaaatataacaaatatattaaatattttggacgaaGAAGGAACACAGAGCTTACAAATTTTACCAGAGCAACCTACAGAAGAAGGCTTAATAGAAAGCAATGCTATTGTATTGGATGCTTTACCAAATTCGAACTTAAACTTATCAGAAGAAGATATGTTGGACCCATCGAATGTACTTGATATTCCAGTAGGCGGAGCCTTGCAGAAAATAATACAATCACGCTCTTATCCTAATACACCACTACCTGTGCCAGTATCTACCTATACACCATCGTATGCTGAAGATAGTAATGGATCAAGATCGTATCCTTCAACGCCACTACATACAGTTCAGTCGCAAGAAACCTATCAGGAGACTAATGAACCAATGCTTTCAAGTCCTACTTTAAATTCTTTAAACTTACATAATGAAACTGGAAATGAATCTGCTTCTGGCAGTTTGTGTAGGAATGTTGTGGATTTGCTTGAGGCGAATTTTCTCGGAGAAACTGATACAGAAACAAATGATTTGGACCCACTCGGTAATTTTGATGGATTGCAAGATGTTGATTCATTAACACCTTTGTTTAATGAAGTGACAGAGCCTAATCGTTGAAAGCATACACAGAAGTAATTCGTGGATCTTAAAATTTTGTATAGTGATCTACCAAAGGATGGAAAAATAATTCAAGTTGTATGTTTATATGACTTCTTTTAACAATGATAATACTTTGCATaagtattttatttgaatatgcAAAGCATTAATAGTGGCAGTATAAAACAATGATAAACAAGTTAGTTACTTGTGCTAATATCAATCAATTAATGTCACAGTGATCAAATAATGGTATATCAATTTGAGCTTCTTTTATAACAAATATCTATTTTATATTCAATAGAATTATAATAGCAAACTTTTACTTACTTTCTTTTCATAGTTTCATCATGATTTATGTGGTTTTGTGATTTTTGACAATtccttgaaaaattaaaaaactttactGCCTACGTAATATACGgtaagaaataaataatatcaATTGGAACTAATGTTATCAATTATCTTTTTAATTGCAGTACCATAGAAAAAAGTAATAATGACAACAGTTCATAATGGAAAAATCAGATATAAAAGAAAATATctaaaaaatttgaccagtaaattaagaatatctttgAAGCAGTCTACAACTGCAAGTGTACAATTCAATTTAATCTATAAAGAGCAGAAAACAAAGTGAGTAACTGCCAATTATATTCACCTTAGACTTGTGTCGCTTATTTTTTAAAGTAAGTAAAGGGAAAAAAACCACTGTGATGCAAATGTAAATCTCTGAAGATtgtatatttcttaaatttgccACTAGTGAAACTAAAAGTGTAAATGTCTCCGGTGAAGTCTGAGGTGTCTTTGGTGGAACATTGAGTTTGCAAGTGTGAAAAATGACGAAGAAGTTGCTCAAATAGAGCGATTGTCGCTGTGAAGCATTTGAGATTCGAATAAGTGGAAGTTGATTTTATATAAATACTTTATATTCATCGTTTCGAAACGTTTGTTTCTAAGTCATTTAAAAACGCGTTATTGCGACTTTGTTATTCAAGCGTTTCTAAGAAATATTTACGATCACCTGCTGGACATTGGTGAGCTTCTTTTTACATAATAATCGGTATTGAACCCAGTACATAATACTTTTCCAGACCAAGAAAAGTCAAAAAacagatatatgtatatatacataaatttgaaaatgttacattttacatttttatagaTTAAAAATTTGTGTTTAATTTACTAAACATCGCGTATGAAATCAGAAGTATTCAAATTTCATAAATTCAATGTCATTGCAGAAAACTTTTACTTGACTTTTCTTCCTCAGTTTCGtttgatattttaaatttatagaTCATATAATTATCATATTTAGAATTGTTATAAACTACGGTGTGGCGAACCTGTGACATGTATGCTCAAAGTGGCACGTTAGACGATTTTGATTGGCTCGTTGTCATATCCTGAATATTAAAAGTTTAAAAGACATAAATATCTTTGAAAATgaagtaaattaaaaatattttctaataagtgcaaaaattttaaaacaagCAGATGTATTTGAACACCTTTCCAGTAACTGTTTGCACTACATAATAGTTTTCACGGTATTTCTGTAAAATGTAAAACCCTTTTCCAGCATCAATTTTATATGTAAAAattaggaaaatattttttttcgtctttgtagAATTAAATTTTAGTCAGTATCTTACATGATCAAAAAAAGGTTCGCCGCTCTTATAAACTCTTTTTAGATAGTGTATCAAAGTTTGTTCTAGAtctgatttttaaatatttgttggATATCTTGAAGATGATCAAAATTTTGGCTATTGAATCAAAAGTTTGAGAACTTCTGTTTTAAATGGAAAGAGTTATGACTTTCGAATACGTAAAAtcatatatttaaatttcgtaCTGGATTCTGCATCGATAATAATGCGAAATAATTATTGCTATGGCGGGTCTTCCTGGTATGTCGTTTTGTTCACGAAAGAATTCCGAATTACCATAAGAACACCgccaatttatatttttctatggCGCTCTCGATCGAGAATTTTATGAATTGGATAGTTTAATCGATTTTTATTCCTACACGTCGTGGTTACTTAGCTTTCAAAGCGAAGAACTTAGATCTTTTTATAGAAAAATCGCGCGTAATGGACCTTATCATTtgcaattaataaatttcatcgtttaaaattatttttcacgtcGAAGTCTTAAATATGCGCTTCACATCGTAAAGTAttagatttttataaaatacgaaGTAAACGTAATTTACTCGCAAATGATCACAGACACACGACATTTGCAAAAATTCTGTATTATCATTCTGTAAAGGATTATATGGCGTTACAAAGTTAACACCATGTAAAATGTTATATAGTATGATTTTTGTGAAATCTTGTTCTTTAAAAGTTACTATTGACGTACAAATAACATGAACCAAATTGTCTGTTCTTGTATCTATTAACTTGTTAATAATCAAATAAGAGATTATTATGACAATAaagactaaaataataatttatttgacaATTACATTTTTGTaccaataaaattaatttctattcATTTATCTCAGTACATTTTAGTTGactaaaatattttgaaaacttTATTTGGTTCATGCTATTGCTCTATAAAGCACAACATTGCTAATACCAGTTTTTAATCGCCATTTCACATACCGTAATTAAATGAATAACCATATGTGGGAATCCGAAAAATTTTGTATCCTGTGAATCTAAATAATGTTTAAGCATGTGTTATGATTTTTAATTTCTAACATGCATATTTGTATTAACCTTTTGAAGCATATATTGAGTAAACATAACAATCCAAATattcgaaatatatttttttaatttgaaaggAAATTCGATTTCTTTAAAAGTAATCATGAAGCATATCTTAAAGTTATGAGACGAACAAAAATAAGAATTTGAGAACAACAGTATACAGAAAGTCTGAATTATAAGAGTATGAATAAAGTATATTTTTCTATGGCTATCTTGATTTAACAtcattaaaaaaatgaaataaatcaaGAATGAAGTGAGAACCGAGCAATATATTAACGATATTTCAAAGGGTTAATACTCGTTTTTTGTTATTGTATTACACACTcatataagaaaaaaaaaagttggcTTCCCACACAGCCTAAAATACATTGAACACATTTTTTTGTGAAATGAGTTAAGCatagttcaaatattt
This region includes:
- the LOC143347684 gene encoding presequence protease, mitochondrial, with the protein product MLRILNLSQRSNFCPLRLQKYFKCYNFHSQTNTTLRSTKYEINLVQDEFNKFQNGQVIHGFIVEKIAKVDEIHLTAVQLTHLGSGAQYLHLARDDSNNVFSVGFRTTPKDSTGLPHILEHITLCGSERYPCRDPFFKMLRRSLATFMNAMTGPDYTIYPFSTQNLKDFQNLQSVYLDSVFKPNLRELDFKQEGWRLEHEDVNDKNSPIIFKGVVFNEMKGVFNENQAILAECLLNSILPSHTYAVISGGDPLVIPNLRHMDLVNFHRTYYHPSNCRFYSYGNFPLEDHLKFINDRYLFLMDKIDTSLSVVPPEKRWDKPRKEHITCRPDPMAADLTRQGTIAIGHLCNDIINIQKTFEMHVLSQLLLRGPNSAFYKSLVESDLGVAFGPTTGYDAHCKDTMFVISLLGVKPENFEKVEQIFNKTVERIIENGFEKDHIEAVLHSIELQVKHQTSNFGLQLLFNLTPLWNHGGDVIQSMRINEAIRKFRKVMNENPKYLQELVKTYLMDNTHKLTLTMLPSEQYDYDKMIAERKLLDSKLKQLSKSELDQIYIDGQILLQEQQKEEDVNVLPTLKMEDIKPNVERYNLMDSKFVGVPLQIALEPTNNVCYYRGILNTQDLSSELKILLPLFNSIVAKMGTKRYDYRNFDQMIRLKTGGLNFMSHIVEHKSNLLQYEEGILIESYCLDHNVTDMWKLWSEVFNNVDLSDLQRFETLVKTIAADLVNGIADSGHIYAMSSAASLVSPITKFKESLSGLQFVSRMKKIAQMQDLSSVLNQMQTISEQVLSKQYLRSAINLSENNKDSILNSVTEFYKSLKGTSNVAHIFTHDKNIEIGENAIHYVLPYTVNYVAKAIFTVPYTDSDYAPLQVLSKLITSVYLHPEIREKGGAYGGGARLSSDGIFIFYSYRDPNSTRTLDLFDKTYDFLLKYSLSQSDIDEAKLGIFQRLDAPISPSNRGMIKFTHNLTDDNIEEQRQRLKAVTKDQLMHVAKKYLQSGQRDIRVGRALIGPVNHDLLNRHSENWIIQNQEEETQARAVE